One Myripristis murdjan chromosome 18, fMyrMur1.1, whole genome shotgun sequence DNA window includes the following coding sequences:
- the rpl34 gene encoding large ribosomal subunit protein eL34 → MVQRLTYRRRLSYNTASNKTRLSRTPGNRIVYLYTKKVGKPPKSACGICPGRLRGIRAVRPQVLMRLSKTKKHVSRAYGGSMCAKCVRDRIKRAFLIEEQKIVVKVLKAQAQSQKSK, encoded by the exons ATGGTGCAGCGCCTGACTTACCGTCGTAGGCTCTCCTACAACACCGCCTCCAACAAAACCAGACT GTCCCGGACACCTGGCAACCGCATCGTGTACCTGTACACCAAGAAGGTTGGCAAACCCCCCAAGTCAGCATGTGGCATCTGCCCAGGGAGGCTGCGTGGA ATCCGGGCTGTCAGACCTCAGGTTCTGATGAGGCTCTCCAAGACCAAGAAGCACGTCAGCAGGGCCTACGGTGGCTCCATGTGCGCCAAGTGTGTGCGTGACAG gaTCAAGCGTGCTTTCCTGATTGAGGAGCAGAAGATCGTCGTCAAAGTGCTCAAGGCACAGGCACAGAGCCAGAAATCTAAGTAA